The following are from one region of the Geoalkalibacter subterraneus genome:
- a CDS encoding GAF domain-containing protein produces the protein MTKTDISFVHLVGLSTFLEQQDNLEDSLNESAAMAADLLTSQNCSIMLLREDSPRDPRMKIFASHGYLPPAAYSENARHREGIAGHVAATGEALLVADIEKSPYASKARWPDRSSKGFLSAPIFIGGKVLGVINVNSPLDERRYTERDLYLLTCIALVVGKSIQVVQLQSILKSRFAQHALMQQTRANVSESLAQTAQNPGKLARMVGKSFYREMSQAGFSDEAIIKAATEVISLLGRKVAKHDRRLEKSSD, from the coding sequence ATGACAAAAACGGATATCTCGTTCGTCCACCTGGTGGGGCTTTCCACCTTTCTTGAACAACAGGACAACCTCGAAGACAGTCTCAATGAATCGGCGGCCATGGCAGCAGACCTTCTGACCTCGCAGAACTGCTCCATCATGCTGCTCCGGGAGGACAGCCCGCGCGATCCCCGTATGAAGATTTTTGCCAGCCACGGCTACCTGCCGCCTGCCGCCTACAGCGAAAATGCCCGCCACAGGGAAGGCATCGCCGGGCATGTGGCCGCCACCGGCGAAGCGCTGCTGGTGGCCGACATCGAAAAATCCCCCTATGCCTCCAAGGCGCGCTGGCCCGATCGCAGCAGCAAGGGGTTCCTGTCGGCGCCGATTTTTATCGGAGGCAAAGTACTCGGCGTGATCAATGTCAACTCCCCCCTCGATGAAAGGCGCTACACCGAACGCGACCTCTATCTTCTGACCTGCATCGCGCTGGTCGTCGGGAAATCCATCCAGGTCGTCCAGCTGCAGAGCATCCTCAAGTCACGCTTCGCCCAGCACGCCCTGATGCAGCAGACCCGCGCCAATGTGAGCGAATCTCTTGCCCAGACAGCGCAAAACCCCGGGAAACTGGCGCGCATGGTAGGCAAATCCTTCTACCGGGAGATGAGCCAGGCGGGATTCAGCGACGAGGCCATTATCAAGGCTGCAACCGAAGTGATTTCGCTTCTGGGGCGCAAGGTGGCCAAGCATGACCGCCGTCTTGAAAAATCCTCTGACTGA
- a CDS encoding DUF748 domain-containing protein: MTEPKPQEESSPPLKRRRRLWWILAGLVIATIILLAATPFAIRWGIEKALSDQGAPNAQVKDVDFNPFTGVLVIKAFRGNVQSEQQRLAAVQIQAQIDWFPLWQKNIYIPEIALRDVDLHLQRDDNGSWTIGELNLPSESESGKKPEEDEDKADGKEPWGFGIGQVALENVRIHYRDPKIVVNARVANARLGSFETWSPEQATPFDLDLTVNQGRIRLEGETRPLSSHPEASARLRIDQLPIGWLQPLLEEHSVSQLSGNFDTDLQIAMKTDQETSLPGFSVEGSIGLDSASLDHSQAGIGHLELTWDGKTKVRLLPEEAPPEWSVDGDLHLLSESLQWTDDVTERSAGGDMELTQRICAQQKNQEALEASLDGSLHLAGLNYRDLQVSLKRGSLTWEGNVALEHSTRKPQPAIEAQGTLAVPDLALDLIEAGYGIAQQKFTADIKVEVPAEGAPAEQLGLAATLSLEGLDISNLRQESKLLQLERFTVTDLDMAGMNSIGAASIRLDNLRAVERKNRETLSTHAPDAVLSSGRIELTQASLKELKALRTKELQIEDLNAWVLRDKDGRIEAVQALAPSAREDGPDTGVQEKPSADAETDSESHFEFSLQRFLLAGDNRIDFIDRSVTPEVHQTLSDLSLEATGIDNSKPGQDTRITAKSHVGEHGILNLDGSLNPFGDQFSSDLLLKLRNINLSAVDGYLRKAIGYRFKSGRLDGEINGQVENDLLDSNLDLVFAQLEVEAVREEDQTEASGELGVPLGTALNLVRDSDGTIHLDIPIQGDFNDPAFRIGKVVRTAVFQTLKKGMVSYYAPLGASLLTGAALPAGAIWAVGKLYDMATTLRFDPMLFGPGEYNPTEQQQQKLKEMAQLLQDRPDARLVVCGIAAPPDLEVLRAERAESQDNKKDEGAASTGESKPEPSPPASEEEKQAMYELARQRAGTVQTSLIEAGIAEDRILTCSPDYQSQQQAQPRVELGI, encoded by the coding sequence ATGACTGAACCCAAGCCACAGGAAGAATCTTCCCCGCCTTTAAAACGCCGCCGCCGTCTCTGGTGGATCCTTGCAGGACTTGTGATCGCAACGATCATTCTGCTGGCGGCTACGCCATTTGCGATCCGCTGGGGGATTGAAAAGGCCCTGTCCGATCAGGGCGCGCCCAATGCCCAGGTCAAGGATGTGGATTTCAATCCATTTACCGGGGTTCTGGTGATCAAAGCATTCCGCGGCAATGTTCAGTCGGAGCAACAGAGGCTGGCGGCGGTCCAGATCCAGGCTCAAATCGACTGGTTCCCCCTGTGGCAGAAAAACATCTATATTCCCGAGATCGCCCTGCGTGATGTGGATCTGCACCTTCAACGAGACGATAACGGTAGCTGGACCATTGGAGAGTTGAATCTCCCTTCAGAATCAGAGTCCGGAAAAAAGCCCGAAGAAGACGAGGACAAGGCCGACGGGAAAGAACCCTGGGGGTTTGGAATCGGGCAGGTGGCCCTTGAGAATGTCCGCATCCACTATCGCGATCCAAAGATCGTTGTCAACGCCCGGGTTGCCAACGCCCGGCTCGGCTCATTTGAAACCTGGAGCCCTGAACAGGCGACCCCGTTCGATCTGGATCTGACCGTCAACCAGGGACGCATACGATTGGAAGGCGAGACACGTCCGCTGTCCTCTCACCCGGAAGCTTCCGCCCGTCTGCGCATCGACCAGCTGCCCATCGGCTGGCTGCAGCCGCTGCTGGAAGAACATTCAGTCTCGCAGCTGAGCGGCAATTTCGATACGGACCTGCAGATCGCAATGAAGACGGACCAGGAAACCTCCTTGCCAGGTTTCTCGGTGGAGGGATCAATCGGTCTGGATTCGGCATCCCTGGACCATTCACAAGCAGGAATAGGCCACCTCGAATTGACCTGGGACGGGAAGACAAAGGTGCGGCTTCTGCCGGAGGAAGCTCCGCCGGAGTGGAGCGTCGATGGCGACCTGCATCTACTGTCCGAATCCCTGCAGTGGACCGACGATGTGACGGAACGCAGTGCAGGCGGGGATATGGAGCTGACCCAGCGCATCTGCGCACAGCAAAAAAATCAGGAAGCCCTTGAAGCATCTCTTGACGGCAGCCTTCACCTCGCCGGCCTGAATTACCGCGATTTGCAGGTTTCCCTGAAACGCGGCAGCCTGACCTGGGAAGGCAATGTCGCCCTGGAGCACAGCACCCGGAAACCGCAACCAGCCATTGAGGCGCAAGGGACACTGGCGGTTCCGGATCTTGCTCTTGACCTGATTGAAGCCGGATATGGGATCGCGCAACAAAAATTCACCGCCGACATCAAAGTGGAAGTCCCCGCAGAAGGGGCCCCTGCCGAACAGCTTGGCCTCGCCGCGACCTTGTCCCTGGAAGGGCTTGACATCTCAAATCTGCGCCAGGAGAGCAAGCTGCTGCAGCTGGAACGTTTCACCGTGACGGATCTGGATATGGCCGGCATGAACTCAATCGGCGCGGCATCAATTCGACTTGACAACCTGCGGGCTGTCGAGCGTAAAAACAGGGAGACTCTCTCCACCCACGCCCCTGATGCTGTTTTAAGCTCGGGGCGAATTGAGCTGACCCAGGCGTCCCTCAAAGAGCTGAAGGCGTTGCGCACAAAGGAATTGCAGATCGAGGATCTCAATGCCTGGGTGTTGCGCGACAAGGATGGCCGGATTGAAGCCGTGCAGGCGCTTGCCCCTTCAGCCCGGGAGGATGGCCCGGATACCGGCGTACAGGAAAAGCCGTCCGCCGATGCCGAAACGGATTCAGAATCCCATTTTGAATTTTCGCTGCAGCGCTTCCTGCTGGCCGGAGACAATCGCATCGATTTCATCGACCGCAGCGTCACGCCCGAGGTGCATCAGACCCTCTCCGACCTCTCGCTGGAAGCGACCGGCATCGACAACAGCAAGCCTGGGCAAGACACCCGCATCACGGCTAAGAGTCATGTCGGTGAGCATGGCATTCTGAATCTCGACGGGAGCCTGAACCCCTTTGGCGACCAGTTCTCAAGCGATCTGCTTCTAAAGCTCAGGAACATCAATCTCTCCGCCGTGGACGGCTACCTGCGCAAGGCCATCGGCTATCGCTTTAAAAGCGGTCGGCTTGACGGCGAAATCAACGGCCAGGTCGAGAACGACCTGCTCGATTCAAATCTTGATCTGGTTTTCGCCCAACTGGAAGTTGAGGCAGTGCGCGAAGAAGACCAGACCGAAGCCAGCGGCGAGCTTGGCGTGCCCCTCGGGACGGCCCTCAACCTGGTGCGCGACAGTGACGGCACCATCCACCTCGACATCCCGATTCAGGGGGATTTCAACGACCCGGCCTTTCGGATCGGCAAGGTGGTGCGCACGGCAGTCTTTCAGACGTTGAAAAAGGGGATGGTCAGCTACTATGCCCCGCTGGGCGCATCGCTGCTGACCGGCGCCGCGTTGCCTGCCGGCGCAATCTGGGCAGTGGGGAAACTCTATGATATGGCAACGACCCTGCGTTTTGATCCCATGCTGTTTGGCCCGGGGGAATACAACCCGACGGAGCAGCAACAGCAGAAGTTGAAGGAGATGGCCCAGCTGCTTCAGGACCGTCCGGATGCCAGATTGGTGGTATGCGGCATTGCGGCGCCACCCGACCTCGAAGTACTGCGTGCCGAGCGCGCCGAATCACAGGACAACAAAAAGGACGAGGGCGCTGCGTCCACCGGAGAATCAAAGCCTGAACCTTCGCCACCTGCCAGCGAGGAGGAAAAGCAGGCGATGTATGAACTGGCCCGGCAGCGAGCCGGCACTGTACAAACCAGCCTCATTGAAGCAGGGATCGCTGAAGACAGAATCCTGACCTGCAGTCCCGACTATCAGTCACAGCAACAGGCACAACCGCGGGTTGAACTGGGTATCTGA
- a CDS encoding DUF481 domain-containing protein, with protein MTPLSLLRAFIPWTFILLLSLSIVPTVEADELILKNGDRLTGSVVSAKEGKLTFNTPYAGDVAIAMDAIASINSDTDVTLRFNGKEVLSGKLATDDDQITLQASEVRGATPIDWTQVRSINVPDTYWDGSVFLGGTHQAGNTERTSVSFGAEAMRRSLRDRFSLSFLYNYAEEDGELTTRDTYGSLKYDYFFTQKFYGLLSLEMLKDKFKDLNLRTIVGPGVGYQLWEDDIKALALEAGIAYFSEDRVDGEDDQWITARLGANARWQITPWLKFTDRLLLYPQLESFGDYTLRNEGALLTSLGGSWSLRLSNVWERDSDPAEDIKKDDFKTSLSLQYSF; from the coding sequence ATGACACCCCTTTCCCTGCTGCGGGCTTTCATACCATGGACTTTCATACTTCTTTTGTCCCTGTCCATCGTTCCAACAGTTGAAGCCGACGAGCTCATCCTTAAAAACGGCGATCGCCTTACCGGCAGCGTCGTCTCCGCCAAAGAGGGCAAACTGACCTTCAACACCCCCTACGCCGGGGACGTCGCCATTGCCATGGATGCGATCGCTTCCATCAACAGCGACACAGATGTCACATTGCGCTTCAACGGCAAGGAGGTGCTGAGCGGCAAACTTGCCACCGACGATGACCAGATCACCCTACAGGCCAGCGAAGTACGGGGAGCCACCCCGATCGACTGGACGCAGGTGCGCTCCATCAATGTTCCCGATACCTACTGGGATGGCAGCGTCTTTCTGGGCGGCACCCACCAAGCCGGCAATACGGAACGCACCAGCGTATCGTTCGGTGCGGAGGCAATGCGCCGCAGCCTCAGGGATCGCTTCAGCCTTTCCTTCCTCTATAACTACGCTGAAGAAGACGGCGAGCTGACAACCCGCGACACCTATGGATCTTTGAAATACGACTACTTCTTCACACAGAAGTTCTATGGCTTGCTCAGCCTTGAAATGCTGAAAGACAAATTCAAGGATCTTAACCTGCGAACCATCGTCGGCCCCGGCGTCGGCTACCAGTTGTGGGAAGACGACATCAAGGCTCTCGCGCTTGAGGCCGGTATTGCCTACTTTTCCGAAGACCGCGTCGACGGGGAGGATGACCAGTGGATTACCGCGCGCCTGGGCGCCAACGCACGTTGGCAGATCACCCCCTGGCTCAAATTTACGGATCGGCTGCTGCTTTATCCGCAACTCGAAAGCTTCGGAGACTACACCCTGCGCAACGAAGGTGCCCTGCTGACCTCCCTCGGCGGGTCCTGGTCCTTGCGTCTGTCCAATGTCTGGGAGCGTGACAGCGACCCGGCTGAGGATATCAAAAAAGACGACTTCAAGACCAGCTTGAGCCTGCAGTATTCCTTCTAA
- a CDS encoding succinate dehydrogenase cytochrome b subunit, whose amino-acid sequence MQMLFGSSVGKKVLMATTGLILVMFVIVHLIGNSSVFVGPDGINAYAAKLHSLGPVVWLFRLVMLGVFLVHIWLGIKLTLENKMARPVEYAQKKNLRTSYAAQIMIYTGIVLLIFVIYHLFHFTVRVTNPDISNLVDAAGRMDVYSMVVLSFQKFFIALTYVIAMVFLLLHLSHGIGSMFQSSGLNNARTLPTIETVGKWIAIVLMVGYVSIPISILVGIVKL is encoded by the coding sequence ATGCAAATGTTATTTGGATCCTCGGTGGGTAAGAAAGTCCTCATGGCGACAACAGGTTTGATCCTGGTTATGTTCGTCATCGTCCACCTCATCGGGAACAGCTCGGTCTTTGTTGGTCCCGACGGCATCAACGCCTATGCGGCAAAGCTCCACTCCTTAGGGCCGGTGGTCTGGCTGTTCCGCCTGGTGATGCTGGGTGTTTTTCTGGTTCATATCTGGCTGGGCATCAAGCTGACGCTTGAGAACAAGATGGCCCGCCCGGTTGAATATGCCCAGAAGAAAAACCTGCGCACCAGCTATGCGGCACAGATCATGATCTACACCGGTATCGTGCTGTTGATCTTCGTTATCTACCACCTGTTCCACTTCACGGTGCGTGTCACGAATCCCGACATTTCCAATCTTGTCGACGCCGCCGGACGCATGGACGTCTACTCCATGGTGGTGCTGAGCTTCCAGAAATTCTTCATCGCACTGACCTATGTCATTGCCATGGTTTTTCTGCTGCTGCATCTCAGCCACGGCATCGGCAGCATGTTCCAATCCTCGGGCCTCAACAACGCCCGTACGCTGCCGACGATCGAAACTGTCGGCAAGTGGATTGCAATCGTGCTGATGGTCGGTTATGTCTCCATTCCGATCTCCATTCTCGTAGGCATCGTTAAACTTTAG